In Lujinxingia litoralis, a single window of DNA contains:
- the rsmI gene encoding 16S rRNA (cytidine(1402)-2'-O)-methyltransferase, which translates to MLVVCPTPIGNLEDLSPRQRTALAGADIIACEDTRQAGKLLELAGIDRSEGRPRLWRYDDHSAREQAERLVRELEAGLEVVLISDAGTPAISDPGYRLVRAARQAGVEVRALPGPVAATVALSASGLPSDTFFFEGFLPPKSQARRARLEALEDVGTTTLYYESPRRLEAMLSDVEAVCGPERQVCVGRELTKRFEEYYWGPVSRVLERIRSSEEVRGELVVVVAPGEGKQAADEGEVERLIHALLDQEMSSRGIKEVVSQMYALPRSAIYERISVVQKQREG; encoded by the coding sequence ATGCTGGTGGTCTGTCCCACGCCGATCGGAAACCTCGAAGACCTGAGCCCGCGTCAGCGCACCGCGCTGGCCGGAGCGGACATCATCGCCTGCGAGGATACACGCCAGGCCGGCAAGCTCCTGGAGCTGGCGGGCATTGACCGCAGTGAGGGTAGGCCCCGGCTGTGGCGTTATGACGATCACAGCGCCCGGGAGCAGGCCGAACGCCTGGTCCGCGAGCTCGAAGCGGGACTGGAGGTGGTGCTGATCAGCGACGCCGGAACCCCGGCCATCTCGGACCCGGGCTACCGGCTGGTACGAGCCGCGCGTCAGGCTGGCGTGGAGGTGCGGGCGTTGCCCGGGCCGGTGGCGGCTACCGTGGCGTTGAGCGCCTCGGGGCTGCCCAGCGACACCTTCTTCTTCGAGGGCTTTCTGCCCCCTAAATCCCAGGCTCGCCGGGCTCGCCTGGAGGCGCTGGAGGACGTCGGGACGACGACCCTGTATTATGAGTCTCCCCGGCGCCTGGAAGCCATGCTGAGCGATGTGGAGGCAGTCTGTGGACCCGAGCGTCAGGTATGTGTGGGGCGAGAGCTGACAAAGCGTTTTGAGGAGTACTACTGGGGGCCGGTCTCCCGGGTCCTGGAGCGGATCCGGAGTAGCGAGGAGGTCCGCGGCGAGCTGGTCGTTGTGGTAGCGCCGGGGGAGGGGAAGCAGGCGGCAGACGAGGGAGAGGTCGAGCGTCTGATCCACGCGTTGCTCGATCAGGAGATGAGTTCTCGGGGCATTAAAGAGGTCGTCAGTCAGATGTATGCACTGCCGCGATCGGCGATCTACGAGCGGATCTCGGTGGTCCAGAAGCAACGGGAAGGCTGA